One genomic region from Lepisosteus oculatus isolate fLepOcu1 chromosome 20, fLepOcu1.hap2, whole genome shotgun sequence encodes:
- the sult5a1 gene encoding sulfotransferase family 5A, member 1, with protein MARLDITEHCKDIAFPGHMHTQESLQYAQKFKFEDTDTLIVTFPKSGTTWMQETLTLIYSRGDPTLAQSVPNWARSPWLEQFYCPDVLRVCKGPRILTTHLPYHMLASALEGSKAKIIYVARNPKDVAVSYYHFHKMAKFLPEPNSFEDFLDSFLDGTVHYGSWFDHVKGWTRCRNNLNFFYITYEEMLQDTQCSLERLCSFLQLPLLEEELISTQRHCSFNNMKQNNMVNYTLIPQEIMDHTKGQFMRKGKIGDWKNLFSKEQNHRFDDIFEEEMLNTDLTFVWE; from the exons ATGGCCAGACTGGACATCACCGAGCACTGCAAAGACATCGCTTTCCCGGGACACATGCACACCCAGGAGTCCCTGCAATATGCCCAGAAGTTCAAATTtgaggacacagacacactcatcgTCACTTTCCCCAAGTCAG GCACCACTTGGATGCAGGAGACCTTGACCCTGATCTACAGTCGGGGTGACCCCACCCTGGCTCAGTCTGTTCCCAACTGGGCCCGGTCGCCCTGGCTGGAGCAATTCTACTGTCCCGATGTTCTTAGAGTCTGCAAGGGTCCTCGCATCCTCACCACTCACCTGCCCTATCACATGCTGGCTTCTGCACTAGAGGGCTCCAAGGCTAAG ATAATCTATGTTGCACGAAACCCTAAAGATGTTGCGGTGTCTTATTATCACTTCCATAAAATGGCTAAATTCCTGCCTGAGCCCAACTCGTTTGAAGATTTCCTCGACAGTTTCCTGGATGGAACAG TGCATTACGGATCCTGGTTTGATCACGTGAAAGGATGGACTCGTTGCAGAAACAACCTGAACTTTTTCTATATCACCTATGAGGAAATGTTGCAG GACACCCAATGCTCTCTGGAGAGGCTGTGCAGTTTCCtacagctccccctgctggaggAGGAGCTCATCAGCACCCAGAGACACTGCAGCTTCAATAACATGAAGCAGAACAACATGGTGAACTACACTCTCATCCCCCAGGAGATTATGGACCACACCAAGGGCCAGTTCATGAGGAAAG GCAAAATTGGTGACTGGAAGAACCTGTTCTCCAAAGAGCAGAACCACCGCTTCGATGACATCTTCGAGGAGGAGATGTTGAACACAGACCTCACCTTCGTATGGGAATGA